The DNA segment ATTTACATAATGTTGAATAGTACAAATGATGAGCTGAGCCAGAAATCCGACGGGGAATTCTGGCTCAGTTTTTTTGCGCAAGTTAAGTTCGTTATACTTCATCCGCTTAAGGTTAAAGTGCCGAAGGATTTGGGGGGTAGCAAGAAAGACAATAAATTTGCTTTTATTTCCCCAGTCCGATCACTTTTTGGTCAGCGTTTGGATTTTCATAATCCTATAAAGATATTAATGTATTGAGTATCTTTGATTATGGAGGCGGTATCTTTTCATCATTTTCATGAAAAGGCCGAAAATATCCTTATAAACCATAGATTTTCTTTGAATTTGGATAAAGTTGGTGTTATGATTAGCGGTGTTGAACAGAAATGCAAAGAAACTTATGAAATAGCCACTTATTGTGACTAGAGTATGGGAGGTCCAGCTAAATTAGTTGTCTACTTTTACGAATGTCTTTTAAAATAATGTAGCGTGGACTAGGTTTGGCATAGCTGTTTTTTTTATTTGTATCGAAAAGAGGTGAAAATATTGGAAGCTGAATCTAAAGTCATCCATTTTATGGGGTTGGGTTTCAGTTTGAATATCATCATAAGTGTATTGGCGACTTGCATCATTGTTTTTTTATTTTGTTTTATTGCTACCCGGAAACTGGCGGTGAGGCCTACTTCCAAAAGCCAATTAGCTATTGAATATTTGGTTGATTTTATCCGAAACATGATTTCCAGCTCGCTTCACTGGAAAGTCGGGCAACAATTCCACTTGTTGGGATTCACTTTATTCCTGTTTGTTTGGGTTGCCAATATGTTGGGTCTTGTGTTCATCTTGAACATCGATGGCCATTCCTATTGGAAGAGTCCTACAGCGAGCCCGATCGTCACCTTAGGCTTGGCCTTGATGGTGATTTTGCTGA comes from the uncultured Trichococcus sp. genome and includes:
- the atpB gene encoding F0F1 ATP synthase subunit A, which encodes MEAESKVIHFMGLGFSLNIIISVLATCIIVFLFCFIATRKLAVRPTSKSQLAIEYLVDFIRNMISSSLHWKVGQQFHLLGFTLFLFVWVANMLGLVFILNIDGHSYWKSPTASPIVTLGLALMVILLTHYFGIKENGFKEYFMNSYVRPVAPLMPIKLLEEFTNTLTLALRLYGNIYAGEILLGLIASLANSYGLLTWVVGIPLQMVWQGFSIFIGSIQAFVFTTLTMVYLAHKIEAE